The [Flavobacterium] thermophilum genome has a segment encoding these proteins:
- a CDS encoding Fatty acid-binding protein TM_1468 — translation MSIQIITDSGADLPQSYIREHQIAFLPLVVHWNGQDYEDGITIEPKQVYDAMRQGHTVKTAQPSPLAMKELFLPYAKENRPCLYIAFSSKLSGTYQTAMAVRSELLGEYPEFRLTIIDSKCASLGQGLAVMKAVELAKQNTPYNLLCETIEAYCRHMEHIFTVDNLDYLARGGRISKTAAAFGGLLNIKPLLHVEDGALIPIEKWRGRKKVLKRMVELMGERGNDLQKQTIGISHADDEETALELKQMIEETHGCTRFFLSDIGSAIGAHAGPGTIALFFLNKYIEI, via the coding sequence ATGTCCATTCAAATCATCACCGACAGCGGAGCCGATTTGCCGCAATCGTACATCCGCGAGCATCAAATCGCCTTTTTGCCGCTTGTCGTTCATTGGAACGGCCAAGATTACGAAGACGGCATCACGATCGAGCCGAAGCAAGTATATGACGCCATGCGCCAAGGGCATACGGTGAAAACGGCACAGCCAAGCCCACTGGCGATGAAGGAGCTGTTTTTGCCATACGCCAAAGAAAACCGGCCATGCCTTTACATCGCCTTTTCATCGAAATTATCCGGTACATACCAAACAGCGATGGCCGTGCGCAGCGAACTGCTTGGTGAATATCCGGAATTTCGCCTGACAATCATCGACTCGAAATGCGCCTCTCTTGGCCAAGGGCTCGCCGTCATGAAAGCGGTCGAGCTGGCGAAACAAAACACACCGTACAACTTGCTTTGTGAAACGATCGAGGCGTATTGCCGCCATATGGAACACATTTTCACCGTTGACAACTTGGACTACCTCGCGCGCGGCGGCCGCATCAGCAAAACCGCCGCGGCGTTCGGAGGTTTGCTCAACATCAAACCGCTTCTCCATGTCGAAGACGGGGCGCTGATTCCAATCGAAAAATGGCGCGGGCGAAAAAAAGTGTTAAAGCGCATGGTCGAGTTGATGGGCGAGCGCGGCAACGATCTGCAAAAGCAAACGATCGGCATCAGCCATGCCGATGACGAAGAAACCGCCTTGGAGCTGAAACAAATGATCGAAGAAACGCACGGCTGCACGCGCTTTTTCCTCTCCGACATCGGCAGCGCCATCGGCGCACACGCCGGACCGGGGACGATTGCCCTCTTTTTTCTGAACAAATATATTGAGATCTGA